Proteins from a single region of Cryptococcus neoformans var. neoformans JEC21 chromosome 6 sequence:
- a CDS encoding glycerol transporter, putative: MNNGNAPFTNRARNRQARITKMPPLEDPIPPPITPQHGIKKGKLFVTDFTITIPGSNARNPAGHEPGPSKWHTLEFRLYTLVFIMVVPMMIWVPMRVSLPSHPNYYKFAHKLSPGWLFGRPVDNSDTQYRSFRDNLLALVVLSSAYLVTSSLQARLAPSPSSRAKFIALFSTFMIILLHGTSAIKIIALLAINYHVSKFPATPLIRKFWPWLIICGNMAILLFNEIWEGYKFGSLHAKLGVLDTYKGLLPRWHVGFNITMMRLVSFGLDYIWKEPSNNTSPPAEYRKRVQTSGAEQDYSFINYMAYCLYPPLYIAGPIMTFNDFLWQLRAPASISVRAKLTYAVRFLFCILTMESILHTIYVVAIKDTAAWEGDSPAELSMIGFWNLVIVWLKLLIPWRFFRLWALLDGVDPPENMIRCVANNYSALGFWRSWHRSFNLWVVRYIYVPVGGSKNIIPATLLVFTFVALWHDLSFKLLAWGWLVSLFLVPEILVRKLFAADKYGAHPLYRHACAVGAVANILLMMTANLVGFVLGLDGTKHLLHELTSTISGWSFMLFASSCLFVAAQVMFEYREEEKRRGLDRRC; encoded by the exons ATGAACAACGGTAATGCGCCCTTCACAAATCGTGCACGC AACCGACAAGCGAGGATCACAAAAATGCCGCCTCTAGAAGACCCCATACCACCTCCTATAACACCTCAACACGGCATaaagaaaggaaagctCTTCGTCACTGACTTTACCATTACAATACCCGGTTCAAATGCTCGAAACCCGGCTGGACATGAGCCAGGACCTTCAAAATGGCATACGCTGGAGTTCCGATTGTATACTCTAGTATTTATTATGGTGGTACCAATGATGATATGGGTTCCTATGAGAGTCAGCTTGC CAAGCCATCCCAACTACTATAAATTTGCCCACAAGCTGTCACCAGGTTGGCTCTTTGGAAGACCTGTT GATAACAGTGACACCCAATACCGATCCTTCCGAGACAACCTTCTCGCCCTTGTCGTCCTTTCCTCCGCTTACCTTgtcacttcttctcttcaagcCCGCTTAgctccatccccttcttccaggGCCAAATTTATTGCACTATTCTCCACATTTATGATAATACTCCTCCATGGAACTTCAGCTATCAAGATCATCGCTCTGCTAGCCATCAACTATCACGTCTCGAAATTTCCCGCCACGCCTTTAATCCGCAAATTTTGGCCCTGGTTGATAATCTGTGGAAACATGGCAATTCTCTTGTTTAACGAGATATGGGAAGGATACAAGTTTGGAAGTTTGCATGCGAAGCTCGGCGTACTG GACACTTATAAGGGACTGTTGCCTAGATGGCATGTCGGTTTCAACATTACGATGATGAGACTGGTTTCTTTTGGCCTAGACTATATCTGGAAAGAACCATCGAATAACACATCC CCTCCAGCAGAATATCGCAAGCGTGTTCAGACATCTGGCGCCGAACAAGATTATTCATTCATCAATTACATGGCATACTGCTTGTACCCTCCTCTGTATATTGCGGGCCCTATTATGACCTTCAATGATTTTTTATGGCAG CTTCGAGCTCCTGCGTCAATTAGCGTACGAGCGAAGCTGACTTATGCTGTCCGCTTTCTGTTCTGCATCCTGACCATGGAGTCAATACTCCATACAATCTATGTTGTGGCAATTAAAGACACAGCGGCCTGGGAGGGAGATTCGCCCGCCGAGTTGAGCATGATAGGATTCTGGAATTTGGTGATAGTATGGTTGAAG CTGCTCATTCCTTGGAGATTCTTCCGTCTTTGGGCTCTACTCGATGGCGTTGATCCTCCTGAGAACATGATCCGTTGTGTCGCGAACAATTATTCGGCTTTGGGTTTCTGGCGTAGCTGGCATCGAAGCTTCAACCTCTGGGTTGTTAG ATATATTTACGTACCTGTGGGAGGATCGAAGAACATAATCCCAGCCACATTACTCGTCTTCACTTTCGTAGCTCTTTGGCATGATCTGTCATTCAAATTGCTTGCGTGGGGATGGCTGGTCAGCTTATTCCTCGTTCCTGAAATACTGGTGAGAAAATTATTCGCTGCAGACAAG TATGGAGCGCATCCTCTATATCGTCATGCCTGCGCTGTAGGCGCCGTGGCCAACATTCTACTTATGATGACTGCCAACCTTGTCGGTTTTGTCTTGGGTCTCGACGGGACAAAGCATCTTTTGCACGAACTTACATCGACAATATCAG GGTGGTCTTTCATGCTGTTTGCGAGCTCATGTCTATTTGTCGCCGCGCAAGTCATGTTTGAATAccgggaggaagaaaagcgcAGAGGATTAGACAGGCGATGTTGA